The genomic region GTTCCTCCATGCATATCACAGGACCATTTACTGAGGGTATGGTACTTTTGTCTGATAAATGTCCTTCTGTGTAGTTTTAgcataaaatacaatgaaagtttatcagaaatatttcagaCAGGTGGAGACCCACCTCCAGATCAGACTAGATtgtagttttactttaaaacttGCCTAATGCAGCTTTATACATAAATTGGCTgtgttgtgtgatgtgtgttttttttttttttttgcagctgtgtACAGAGCATGATGTACCTGGCTTTGTCAAATTCAAGATGTTTGATGCCAAACGTGAGTAGAACTttaatgtttgactttttattgGGGTGTTGAAGTTTAAGTTCAAGTTTCTGCTTATTGTAGATTCTTTTACTTCCCAGTGTGAACTGAGGGATTTAAAAGTGATTTTGTGAATGACATATTACTACCTCCCCTTGCTCCCGGTGTGTCTTTGTTTCAGCCTCTTCTAAGACCATCTCTGGCTTGTTGGAGTTTGACAATAAGACAGAGGCTGTAGAGGTTCTTACTGTTCTCAACCATTACCAGATCAGGATACCCAGTAAGTCTGCCTGTCCAACAAGCATTCTATATTAAATGTCCACTCTGATTATATTTACATCTGGAAGTAAAATCtaagtatgtactgtatgtccaatatacaatttaaaaagcattttgtcATTCTTTTTCCATAATCCTGACTGACACATCTTACGTACTTGTATTTTTGGTCCCAGAAACAAGCAATTTCTTTTCACATGAAAGACATCATGGTACATGACACAATACAATATGTACAATAATCCAGCTAACTGACTGTTgtttaatgtttctctttttgtgtttcttgagAACCACCCATCCAAAAAACAGTCAACACTGCGCTTACTCGGTTTCCCTGCAGTACACTCGCCAGATCCGAGGTTGATCAGATGAGTGGTTGTCGAGAAAatgacaggacagacagacagagatttttCAATTTATTAGTAGGATGAAGCccatgaaacattttaaaaatcagagcTATAATAAGTTATACTTGACTATGATCATCATTAAATATATTAGAGCAACACTGCGTCAAGAGGGTGAAATGAATTTGTGATATAGATGTGTAAATAACATGTTACTGATACATCCTTGCATATTCATTGATAAGGTGGctaatgtgtgagtgtttgtcttgtttcagATGGATCCAACCCTTACACCCTGAAACTGTGTTTCTCCACCTCGTCTCATTTATAAAAAGCTGCAGAGCACAAAAAGAGGCTGCTTAACCTGGTGATGGCTGACCTCTGACCAGAGAGAGGGACATGACAATGAGACACAGACAAGTGAAtgagagacaaaagaaatgtgaaagaagaagagaatgagagagaggtgATCTTTAAAGGCGAAAAAGAAGATGGAGCAAGAAGTGTTAACGAGAGAGAAGACACTGTCAGTCTCCAAACCAAACATCAAATGCACACCCATCATCCCACCATCCAGTCACAACTCAAAAGTTGACTACTGACTAATAACTGTCTGAAATACTCCAATAATGTCTTTATATTGTCATGTTGGATGTCTGGAGGACACTGCTCATGTGTTTGTCCCAGAGGTCTTCACTGCATGGTAAACTTCAAGTGTGGACctagaaagacagacaaacagaggccAACTCTGAGGAATGTACTCTACAAACCTGAGTCCACTTCGGTGTTGGTCAGACATTTCTAAAATCATGATCTGTGCACATGACAGATACTGACTGAGatcatattttaatgtttaaaaaatgtataaatatagtGTGTTGCTTTGAAAATCATTGAACATATATAGTAAATATGGATAGAATTTGAACACAAGTTCTCATTTAGGGTTCATTAGAACTACATGAACTTATCTGCCTTGGCAGCAGCAAGGCCTAAGGACAGAGGTGTTTGGTCAAACACTTTGGCCCAGTGTGAGATGTCTGAACTACTGACCAGTGGTTAAGTTTGCTGTGgatatttgtggttttcagaGGAAGACATTGTGGTTTTGGTGACCCTCTGACTTGACTCTTCTCATCCCACCAGCATTAGGTCAGAATTTATAGCCAGTATTTTCATCTGTGACATGGTATTAGAAAGCAAAGGGCAGAATTTACATGAAATTTTACATTAATATCCTTGTTCTGTATTTGAGCCCCATCTTCTGCTTTACCACCATCACCAAACTCATACAAAAGAAATAGCAAACTGTAATGGACAAATTGCCATGACATTTGCTGGGCGCAGACAATAACTTCTTTGCATTTTGGACACTTACTGCCATCTTTAGGCCAAAATATCAATTTTGCATAAAAGATATCTGATAATACAACTGGCAGATTGATGAAAGTCAGTTCATCAATCTGCCATGTCATAGTCATGGAAAAATGATGGACAATGGGTACATTTCCAGCCGCTGGTGAGGCTCTAAGAATAGCAAAGTTTTTTAAGTTATTGTTCTGTCTTTCACATTGTTAGGTGTATTAAAATTACAGCCTAACAGTATTTTAGACTTAAAGGTCTCTACATTTTATTGGCAGCACAAAAGAGACTGATGTCATGTCACAGTTAATACACTGAGAAGATGGAGCTAATTAAATGAATGATTCTAcgtggagtttgcatgttctttcCATACTTGCTTGGGTTTCTTCTCACAGATCAAAACATGCAGGTTAGGCTAACTGGCAACTTTAAATTGCCTgtataggtgtgaatgtgagcatgaatgTTCATCTTTCTCTATGTCAGCCCTGTAATtgactggcaacctgtccagggtgtaccctgcctcttgctcAGTATCAGCTGGGAtgagctcctcctgcagccccCGAAAATAAGCTCTTACATTAAAGTGTCAAACAGTGTATTATATATGGCAGGATTTCCTGGCTTTACTGTGATCTTACGTATATACCGTACACAATCTTAATTCTCACATGGCTGCGGTGTAATATTACAGGGACTGCCGATGAGTCTGCGTTATTTCTGTGGATGTGTTTTGTGCATTAGTGAGagtaaaaaatagaatattCCTAACGATAGCCACACCAAACACATTGGTGACGTGGCACTGACTTTATGGCCCTTACTTTACTAGCTGATTGGTGGAAGGTAAATGATTTGGTGGACTGGAGTAGAGTTACAACAGTGTAATAAACTGGAACAGTCTGAGCACTACTGCTTGTTTGATCCTTTGACTGATGATATTGGATCTAATGCATCAACCTGTCATCATTCAAGTCTTAATACACCCGCTAAAGTAACATTAGTCACCAGTGAAGACACAAATATTTCTACCAAGTGGCACTTTTCCAAGAAATTTAAGGGCCCATCTGTGAGTCCATGTTGCAACCTAACACAAGACAGTTCAGCCCAGTTAACAATGAGTCcaatttagcattttaaaacaaTGGTGAATGCACCTGAAATATCGATTATACATATGCACTGCTTTGTAGAATTGAATGCACAACTACTGTAAGACCAGTACGCCAAAGTAGAACCAGAAAAATAGGTTAATCTTACATTCAAACTCTGCAATTACATAATATTGTAGGATATTTTGCTTTGCCATATTAATCAGCATATTaatttttattgtaattttttatttttataatctaATGTCAAtagaagatttttttctgtagatTTTACATGAAATATATTGGAGGTCCTGTATAGGAGAGGTGGAGGCCCTTTTACTTTGTCCAGTCACAGAGTGGTTGTTCAGACACACAGGGCTTCTTTGAGGCCAGTTCTTTGGTGAAGTTCAGTAACAAAATACACATTGTATCTCAGAACATGCAGATTTCACTGCTCCACACCTTTCTTTTAGTACACCAGGATCCATCATATTTGTGAATTAAGACATGCCTTTTGTACATAATAGGCTATGTAAATAAGGAAAAGGTGCAAAGAGTTTTGACAGAtgaatcccacttagcctgcAGTTAAATTATTGCTCCTCTAGATGTTGTGCAACCTCATAAAACGAAAGCTGAGAGGTTTGTATTTCTCTTTCAAACACTTGAATCTTGCTGTATTTCAAAGGAGgtattatttattctatttaaaaagttttttttgtctttaataaaTGAGGGGATTTAATAAATGAGGGCTTTTGTCACTCTGAAGCTGATGTGAGGTTTCAATCACAGAACTGACAGTATGAGACAGATCCACAGGTATCTCATGATTTTAGGCTGTAAAGGTTTAATTTTGTTAATAGTctataatcacacacacacacaaaaaaacatttagagaaaTGCATAGAACTATATTGTGCCATTCATTTAAGAATCTCTGTGGTTGTAACTTACATGTAAATGTTCAAACTGAATAAATTTAAGTCTGTGGCTGTAAGGTCAGCTACAGTCAACTCAACTCAGCTGTCTCCCAGTTTTCTTCATTTACATGGTTTATTCACAACATTATACATCCATGATTCACATAAACAGgctgtttattcatttttttttttatcacatttgaaCTCACTGGAATTTTTCGACACAAAAAAGATAATACACGACTGTAGCTTTAAGTAAACATTGATGACATACCATTTATTAGTTCTACAGTTACAGCTCTACTGACAAAAATGCACATTAGATGCAcgcatatactgtatataaaatacatacataacaaataaaatatattttttatacagTCTATGGATGCACAGTAAATTGAGGAGGCGAAGATGTCAGGAAGACGAAACTCGGGGCGCAAATTTTTTCGGTCTGCGTCGGCGCGATTTCTCCCGCTAAACCCATATGACAGCGTCTTCTTTCCTGATTGGCGGTTTTGAAATACACCGCCTGAGCTCATTGGTCAGTTTTGAACCGCTGCAACACTGCGGTCAATTCAAAAGAGTGTGTGAGCATTCCAGCGGCAGTCTGCGCACAGAGAGAATATACAGCAACGAGTCAGGCGCAGCCAGgtaattaatatattttagttaatatatttatttaagtcGAGATAGGAGCTGGACGATTTATGAGGTTAGTTAAAGACGTGGACCTTAAAGTTTCTGGACAGAAAGTGGTTCGGCTACCGTTAGAGAATAAACAGAAGGTAGGCTCGGCGATTTAGCATTAGCTAAGCTAACGTTGGTGACACTACTTTGCTCGTTTAGCAGGAAGAAAACGTTAAAAAGCTAACGGTTACCAGTTTATGCCACGGTCGTCTTAGCACCAACATTAGTTAACAGTTAACGAACAGCTAATGCCACAAAACACCGAAAAAGTATAACTTACAAATAGCATCGGGCAACGTAACTCCAACGGTAATGTGTCTGCAGTTTGAATCACCGACTTCGTGTCTGTAGGGTAAAAGTCTATGATGTGCCGAATTCAAGTGGTCGATTATGTGATTATGAGTTACGTTAGCCGCTCACAGCCTTGTTAATTCTTTGGCCACACTTTACACTGGAAGTAAAATAATCACCCCAACCTAATGTCACCACCTTACATGATGAGTAATACGAATTCAAACCTGAGTTTGAATTGATTGCATAATCAAACGCGACTGTGAAGTAAAGGTATTGTAGAAGTCATATCATTGGTTACTGAATTATAACCGcaagtatttttttctctcaggcaGTAATGGAAGACTActtgaaaatagagaaaattgGAGAAGGTAAGTCTAAGCGTTTCCTTGACTTCATCTAAAACTATTCATAGTGCTATAAAAGTTATGTTGGTGAAATTATTATCTAAAGTTTGGGCCTTATGGAAGTGAAGTTACATTGACAAATTGTTCTTAGTATCCATCCATAGGTACTTTAATCACCAGTATTATGACTATAAAGTTTCTTCAGTGCCAGTTTGGCTGTGTTTCATACAGTCACAATTACACTGGTAAATGCTCTTGCAGGTACCTATGGAGTGGTGTATAAGGGCAGGCACAAGGCCACAGGGCAGGTTGTGGCCATGAAGAAGATCCGCCtggagagtgaagaggagggggttCCCAGCACCGCTGTTAGAGAGGTTTCTTTGCTTCAAGAGCTCAAGCATCCCAATGTTGTTCGGTATGCTCAATTTGTGTGGAGTAGAGGGTGGGTCACAGAGTGGGGTTGTCTGTAAATTCTGTCAGGTtatagaaaaaatgaaacactttagtggacgtactttgatgtggacgtgtgcactgtttgtttacactgcagcagctgtttgccgTGTCCAGGTTCACTGTTCTTTAttaatactgcactgattctgAAGACTTTTATCCCTATCAACTATTTAAACCCCAAAACACTACTTGGGTTCAAAAGTAACAGAGTCATCTCCCTTTACACATAAGCATACATTATGCAAACGTTTGGTTttacctctgctgtttcattCAGAGTGTACTTACTAAATTACATTTGTTAGATCATAACAGATGACAGAAATAATTGTTGACTAATTCACCAATCGACGGATTAGTCGACTaccaaaataatctttagttgcagTCCCTTTTTTAATCTCTGCATCTCTACAAAAATGCCACCAAGTTACTTAGTTACTTTCAAATCACAAGAAATCCTCACCATGTAGCACTGTGTATTGCTATCTGGTAAAATAACCGTGcataaaatgctaattttgtGAATCCTATAAATATCAGATTTTGTTGATACTATGTCAACAAGGTGCTGACTCCACTCTTACTACACCATCATCTTGCACAGGATGTATGGTGTGGGGTGGCTGAATTGACACAGCATGTGCAGGAGAATGAATGATGCTTTTCTCTTATTTGTAGATAAGCTGTAATGAAGAGAGGTAATAATGTTAAGtgtgtataaaaacaaaaaaaatatagataaaGCATGCATCTATATTACATACTGATGTGTATTGAATTATGCTGTTCATGTGACAGactaatttactgttttttttctctaaaccATGTATGAAATAAGCCAGTACTTGCTaagcctgtgtttgtttgtttgtgtgtgtttgtgtatatccCAGACTCCTAGATGTCCTGATGCAGGAGTCTCGTCTTTACCTCATCTTCGAGTTCCTGTCCATGGACCTGAAGAAGTACCTGGACTCTATCCCCTCTGGCCAGTACATGGACCCTATGCTGGTCAAGGTAACTATGTTTTTGTGATTAATTAACTATCTCTGCAGTTCATCTGTGGGGTGTCAGGGCTCAAGGGCTCATTTTTGGAGACATTGCCACACAGCCTCAGCAGtcagctgagcagagcagcagtgaacCTCGAGTTGACAACAGTTATGAATCAGGCAGCTGGATTCAAACTGGAACAAGGTTCCGCAATAGAGGGCCCTGATggctgaaggctctgcctctcattctacTCTTCAAACCTCCGAAGCctgcattctgggagcacagaggTCTAGTGGGATAATGGGGCACTATAAGCTGTTTATGATAGGATGGTGTCTGACTGTTAAGGactttgtaggtgaggagccaatgtagagaaaCTAACACAGGAAAGATATGCTCTcttttctagttcctgtcatGAAAGGGGTGCTCAGGTTTAAAAcagtttgggaaccactgctccTCAAACAGATTGATGTGCAGTTTTTCTTGTGTCCATTCATAGTTTCACAAGTCTAAAACACGTCCACCTCCATGTTCATTCTCCTCCCTCATTTAGAGCTACCTTTACCAGATCCTGGAGGgcatttatttctgtcactgtcGTCGAGTCCTCCACCGGGACCTGAAACCCCAGAACCTCCTGATTGACAACAAGGGAGTTATCAAACTGGCAGACTTTGGCCTTGCTCGGGCTTTTGGGGTTCCTGTCAGGGTCTACACCCACGAGGTGAGAATTCATTTACAACACTACTGGGATTCATGGCTAAAACTGCACAGACACAAGTAGATGTATAAGGGGGTATTTGATTAACAACAAACAGAATGCCTCTAAAATTACACTCACGACCCTGGTGTGTGTTCTCAGGTTGTAACTCTTTGGTACCGGGCTCCAGAGGTCCTCCTGGGATCACCACGATATTCAACCCTGTTGACGTTTGGAGCACTGGAACCATCTTTGCTGAACTTGCCACCAAGAAGCCTCTGTTCCATGGAGACTCAGAGATAGACCAGCTCTTCAGAATCTTCAGGTAGGCACACCAGACGACATCTGTTAAGTAAAGCCCTTGTCACCTGTTCAACT from Lates calcarifer isolate ASB-BC8 unplaced genomic scaffold, TLL_Latcal_v3 _unitig_256_quiver_1909, whole genome shotgun sequence harbors:
- the LOC108892952 gene encoding LOW QUALITY PROTEIN: cyclin-dependent kinase 1-like (The sequence of the model RefSeq protein was modified relative to this genomic sequence to represent the inferred CDS: deleted 2 bases in 1 codon); translation: MRLVKDVDLKVSGQKVVRLPLENKQKAVMEDYLKIEKIGEGTYGVVYKGRHKATGQVVAMKKIRLESEEEGVPSTAVREVSLLQELKHPNVVRLLDVLMQESRLYLIFEFLSMDLKKYLDSIPSGQYMDPMLVKSYLYQILEGIYFCHCRRVLHRDLKPQNLLIDNKGVIKLADFGLARAFGVPVRVYTHEVVTLWYRAPEVLLGSTIFNPVDVWSTGTIFAELATKKPLFHGDSEIDQLFRIFR